GTTACTCCTGTGATCTCGTGGAGTTCCTCGATGAAAAGTTCAGATGCGGTGCAGCGCTTTTATTTAACTTTCATTACTTAATGGAAAGTCATATAACGTAAAGGTAGGATTGTTCTAGCAAATATTTGCGAGTTTGAATTCTTTTCACAATCTAAAATAGGATGGGGTGATTGAGATCTCAATCAATCGTAAAGATCGAATTTTTTCGATATCCGAGGATTCTCAATGTTTTTCTTATGTTTTTATTCCCTGTTGTAGGACTTTCTTGTTTTcaaacaaatattccaacaatctCCCAATAAGGAATATTTGAAAGCAATTTTCCACTCAATTAGCCTGATAATCACCAGAAACTCCCCATAAAAATACGTAATTATGTAATACCTTGCTTCCACTATGCCGAAAGATAGAAAGAGCAGTTCGACATATTCAGAAACTGGATACAAATGAGGAAACACCAAACACACAACACATATCGAATACGACGTGGGGAAAGCCGATGGCATTCAAAAGAGCGTGCACTGGTGTCGGTATGGATAAATACAAGTACTGCGTGGCTTTCAAAGGAATCTTATCCCATTACCCCAGCAAAACAGTGACAATTTCAGGTAACGATAATGGAAGTGGGTAGCAATCATGGATAGGAATCAAGCACCATTATCTCCAAGAGAGACCACAAGGCAGTAACACTGATATCTGGTGACTGCTGTGGCCAGGGTAGATGCGACAGTTGATCCTTTTACCCACAAAACTATCCCTGGACGGCATGATCTGTGTGAATAGGGTTTCTGACGTCTTCTAACACAGGATCgccattggagaacaaacattaTAGCATGGGAtaaacctgatcagccaaaatggtcacataatccttgactgTAGTGCGACATTCTAAGGTAACCATGGGGCCAAGGAATATCGGTATAAGGTtacacagccggccgatgtggccgagcggttctaggcgctacagtggaactgcccgaccgctacggtcgcaggttcgaatcgtgcctcgggggtggatatgtgtgatgtccttagggtttcagtagttctaagttctaggggactgatgacctcagcagtttagtcccatactgctcagagctatttgaaccaaggctgtgacttctgaaattttcccggccgaaatatcgtggcacaatgtcgacgggatccggctgcatacccggaaattattagatgaACCAAGGCTACCCAAACCATCACCGAATGCCTTCCATGTTTCACTCTCGAGACGTAAATTCGGCCAGAATTTGAAAATAGTGTTAAACAAGCTCATCCGGCTAATTTACTTTCTTCCACTGTACCACAGTCTAAGTTCAACGGCTTGGGCAccaagttttcctgttacgggcattagaATCACcgttgagtggttttggaattccagctggccCTGCAATTCTCTACTTATGGAGAAACCTTTTATTTGGGTACCGACAGGTTtcgcgagtgcgatattcagttTCGCACTGAATTTTGCAGCTGTCGAGGTTTTGTTTTTCGTCAGACTCTTTTTCAGTTACTGTGagtcacgatcactcaacgcacATTTTCGTCCGCGATATGATttaacggatgatgtttttccaactTTCCTGTTTGTGGCGTAAAGCACTGGTACGCTGCCTCATGTAACACGAAATATTTCGTCTCCTTTGGTTTTGGAGACACCCATCACACGcgcaccaacaatttacccacgtGCGAATCcgcttagctccaacataatgtaTTTCCAGCTATACAAAAACACTATTCCGACCACGACTTATACTTACAACGCGTTGAGGGCGTTGCACAGATGCCGTTCGTTGCCAAATAGAGCGGCGCAAGCTAGAAGCTTGAGTTGCATCTTGCATTTATCCACGGTAAGAGGAAGGGCAACATCGGTTCTAAATTTTTTAATCTGTTTAATGCAGATagatttcagctactgtgtagtTATCTTCAGCGCTATATGAATATAAGATTTAATGAGAATCAGgcaataaaatacaaattaaaacctgCTCACAGGTACCTCAGTATGTAAAACATAAATTTACATACCAATTATATCCAAGTCATGACGACTCAtcgtaaataaaataatatctcgGTTCTCATTAATACGGTATTGCAGTATGCAGTTCCTGATAGACACAAACGTGCATTTATGTTCGAGTATGCATTTCTCGCAGTATTACCATACTTTTGCCCAAACCCTGTGTATGAGGACCTAGTGCATGTTCAAGTATCCGTGTGTGTAACTTACTACATAAATTCGATCACTTACTCGATATGTGCGAGGTAGACATTACCATTGGCTGTCGCAGTGTGCTGAAAGGTCATCTCGGTAGAAATCCTTGGTTCCAAATCTACGGGGGCTTAGGTCTTTGTGCTGTTACTCCAAAAGTTGTCACGGATCCCAATTTTAGTGGTATTTCTTGCTCATATCGAATTGGAACTgaacggcttgtagaaaataaataccgtaattttgaaacttcctggcagattaaaactgtgtgccggaccgagactcgaactcgggaccttgcctttcacgggcaagtgctctatcaactattTTTTTTCGATTCTGTTCGTTgcacctgctcggggcggacgtcgtaggacatccgtttaagtttgttgctgatcgattaactcagttcttttattacagagggagctaaccatctgaccgaacacgctgagctaccgtgccggctgactgccagtacctcgtctcttaccttccaaactttaaagaagctctcctgcgaaccttgcagaaaggatattgcggagacatggcttagccacagcctgcgggatgtttccagaatgggattttcgctctgcagcggagtgtgcgctgatatgaaacttcctggcagattagaactctgtgccggaccgagactcgaactcgggactggcacacagttttaatctgccagctggtttcatatccgcgcacactccgctgcagactgaaaatctcataccATAATTTTATCAATTATTTTACTGGACTACCAGTTTCGCTGCCTCATTGGCACGATCTTTAGGTCCCTACATACGAAGCTAGATAATTTATCTAAACGTCCACGCTGTTACAGGGGCCGCAAATTTCAACCGGCTTCGGTAGATTTCTGAAACTACTCTGTAGACGTGGATTCTCCACAACCTCTAATGATAAACTGTCGGCACAAGCCTTCAAAGACGAGGATGGAACTACAGAAAAtgaatgaggtggcacagtggtacgCCACTGGTCTCCTATCTGGGAGGACAGCACCTCAAATCCCCATCAGGCCATCCAGATATAGGTTCTTCCATCACTTGGCTGCAGGGAAACGGTTCCGTTGAGAGTGAACGTGTGATTTTCCTCTCCACGGTTCCTCAGTCCCAGGTAGTATTCCATCTCTAGTGACCACTGCCCATCTCTAAGCGCTCCAATATgtagtcgaatgtaataagacctgtacaAGGTCCCGCTCCGGAAGGTGCCTCACGGCCAATGACGCTCTTTTCATTTCCAAGCGCTGAAACGAGCCGCAGTGAACGCTGCTGTATTGTGACTGTGGTTCGCCACTTGCTGTGACGCAGGTACTGCTGGTGTTGAGCGCGGCGCTGGTGGCGGCGGCGCATGCGCAGGCGGGCGCGCTCGTGCAGCCGGGCGCCATCACGTCGCAGCAGTCCAACATCCTGCGCTCGTTCGGCAACCTGGGCCAGACGGCCGCCTCGTCCAAGACGATCGAGACGCCGTACTCGAGCGTGCGCAAGGCGGACGTGCGCGTCAGCAACGACGCCATCGCGCTGCCCGGCGGCCTGCTGGCGCAGACGcgcaccgcccccgccgccgccgtccACGCCGGGCCGCCCACGCTGCTGGGAGTGGCCtactccgccgcccccgccgtcgcccaCATGACCTACACCAACGGCCTGGGCATCAGCTACGCCTACTAGGCCGGACCTGCCCGCCCCCACACCACTCCACACCAGACCaccaccacgacgacgacgacgacggacgatGACGtcacagcggcagcggcggcgccggcggcgacgTAGCGGCGACCACGCCATCACACCCCCTAACTCCTTCACTCACACGGCGCACTGTACATACCTAATATTAAGTACAAATAAAATCTATTTATCTGCCTAACTCGCTTGCCTTTTTTATTCCACTATACTTAAAgcgtatgaatattgagaagcacctttttaaCACTGCTGATGAAGTTTATGGATCAACAGTTTTGTTGACTAAGATCAGAAAGCTACACTTCTTAATAAGACTGAAATGCTTGGGCTAGCAGCACAGAGCggattaagttgtggaaaggggtgaaaatgagttcctgtcaggtGCGCtccacatacaaactttatttatcagcacacaatattacaacaaggatgaaaaacactcaaaactttaatcgacctccttcgaTAAACTTCGGATCGGCCAaggcttaagcaaaattgaaatacaaggttcttctggaggttcccACCGAgattattttctaaatcttcaatctaattggctgaaggccttagtcatttaattttaatagaactagaCTGGAGGACGCATATTAAACAATAAGAGCCTTATCTTAACACAGTTCATGCAAATTGGGATGAAGTCCCAATTCAAAAGCATAACAACTTATGCCGtaagggcaagagaagaagattaatttaagagatattaaacttAGCTGTAGGTCGCTCACCAACACATAATTTAACGGTTTATGCTCAAGAAGAAGAGTTTCAGTTTCAAAGGGCAGTaggccgtatcttaaaacatttcatataaaataaagaataacaatgtcATGCTTTAAGGGCAACACAAGAACATTAATATAAAAGATATTAATACTCGACTGGGGACCACATATCAACAAATTATGTTTAACGGCTTAAGACCTAGAAGGATTTTTAACCTAAAAGGCCGAAGACCTTATCTTATAACCTCTCCAGTAAAATGTGGCTGAAGGtcccatataaaaatataacaatctcatgccttaagggaaaGATAagcacattaatttaagagatattgatactcgcctgaaagccacacatcaaccaaataactaaaatctaAACAGGGAAATTACGACATAACAGACAAAGAACAAGGCTCAGAAGATTACAAgagtcggcctgggattgtaacactattacccgtttaggtgagacaagtACCCTGTCCAACggcttcttaatctggaggcaacccaaccgacaggcaGCCGACCGACCAATAAACCAAATCAGTTCTGCTCCATGCAACCagaaaaacgaccacaagatttcaatatacgacacacagaatattggcgcccacaacgaccaacaacacctcagctgtcgaactatacactgtgctggacaggaacaacacgatgaggaaaatacactgcctgaaagtATGTCAACGACCGGGGTAGGTAGATGGAGCGTCAACGGCCGCAAGGCAGAAGAACTTCCATAACAgacaataaattaagttaaatttcacaggaagacggccagagtcttagccgacttaaataaacacacattgttgctcgagGCAATgttccaaaagcgacaaccaggattaaacgaagaaatgtaaacagttgaggctcgatagtaagttaagtgggGACTTAACTTTGATGTCCAAGATcgatgggcgacgaacttcgtagcactcgcaagcagcacctcacagtccaaccgcgcgtgcacgccgccagcagctCCAGCCCGACTCCGCGTGAAGGGGGCttgctcgctgctccacgccaaccgaccggctGGACTGCtgatccgtcgcgactgcactgctggtgcgtctccaacTCACTGACTACCAgaaacacgacgacccggaaatactgtcggtcgctccagagatggtatgacggtgtgcttatcgatacgcgctgctgccaccactcacgggcaagtaaggcaggaagttagtgacgccagtaaatggaataagaaatggAGGCGGCACTACCGTAATAGAAGAAAGCAAACAATTAATGAAATGAACAGAAGCCATGCACGGCTCAACGACATTGGACGATTGCGAAGAATATTATTTCCACATACTGTGCCGGAAAAAAATGGCACATCCTTTCTGAGATTTCCAGTACATTTAAGATTTATTGTTacgacagtgcatatggagtaaataaaatgattaaaatcaacagtacaagctgttatgaggtaccaggtatcaacccatgctgaaacatccatacTAGTACGTGGCGTAGCCACCACAGATGGCAATGCAGGGGCTGACTCTAGGATCCAATAGACTGTACGGATGACGAATCTGTTCTGCCACGTCCGCTCGGCCTGTTCACATTGTTCtgaaagagttgttggttgacgagtcgcacagcCATTATATACCacctgtgctcgactggagacaagtcctaAAATCGCGCTGTCAAGGAAAGTCTTGTAAGAGCTTCACGGTCAgtgtgcgggcgagcgttatcctgttggaacaactcaTCACTTTCCGGTTGCAAGAACACCAAATAAACGGGTTtgccaacattctgcacgtacctagcgctggttagcgtcccatcCAGGAACACCAAAGCTGGGCGACAATTATACCGAATCGCAGCGCTGACAGTGACATCTAGGTTGGAGCCAGTTTGTCTTGGACGAATGCCCTGTACGAGCATTTTCGTGGAGGCGgagtctgctttcatcactgaaggacACGGCGCGCGATTCCATCTTCCAAATGGTCCTCCCATGTCACCAGtcaagccgtgcacgtcgatgttaTGGTGTGAACGGAAGACGggctcagtccggaatcacgcgactgctacggtcgcaggttcgaatactgcctcgggcgtggatgtgtgtgatgtccttaggttagttaggtttaagtagttctaaggagtgTATGCTCGTAGTCCCATTGCTAATCGGTTCGTAACAGTTcgtgttgatacgcctgggctcacaagtcctcttatctgtTCTTTGGTAGCTGTACGGTCTGACACTGCAGTCCTTACATAAGAACCTCGTGTACGGATATGAGAAAGTTCACGTGAcatctgataccagcatcgttgcacgtcCCACTTGTGCACCAATTCTCCGAAGGgatcatcccgccactcggaaggccacagttcGACAGTtttcaaacttgctcagttggctgAAGGAAACACTAGAGCGTCTCTGTGGCatgattgcctgcttgcttcacacatctgcATCACACTGAgttttctggctgtgagcattccgtgTTAAAGGGTAGACACGGATGGCGCTATGGTAGCTATTCAACTACGCTATCTTTTCGTGGACGACGTTGAATCCATTATCAGTACGCGTACTGTCCCCAAGGTGGCCTATGATGACATCATACGAAAATCGAAGACGTCTTTTTCCAACAGTGTATTTGTAATGTAGTTTTCACAATTGGGGGATTACGTTGTGAAAGAAAAATAGGCACTAACAAAAAAATTACGccacatttgtctttctttagtttcctaaggcCCCTGTGAGGTACCTAGTGGTACATTACAGGACAGTATACTTACATTTTCTTGTAACGTACATATATATTTACTGAAGACTGTCGCTTTCTTAAAAAAAGTCATTCGACAGTAGTTGGTGGCGGAAAGAACCCCTCTGGACTCTTCTGGCTACCTGGGCGAAGTTCGTTGCAGGAAGAGAGTGCTCTCAGCACTCTGGACTGTACCTTGAATGGGTGATGATTGTAGTCTTAAGAGCGGCTTGGCGTTGGTGAGTGTTAATGTGTGATGGTGTGTAGCCATTCCGATGTACACGTTTGATCTGCTAGTTCACTTTCAGGTTCGGTAATcgaattctgtaagtaggctgtttaggtattttttattggtaacgccaccgccacgtagcgctctgtatgaaaatcactggttgtgccgtgtgcagtctgtggctggtttgcattgttgtctgccattgtagtgttgggcagcggcagctggatgctaacagcgtgtagcgttgcgcagttggaggtgagccgccagcagtggtggacgtggggagagagatggcggagttttgaaatttgtaagactggatgtcatgaactgatatatatattatcactattaaggtaaatacattgtttgttccctatcaaaatctttcatttggtaactatgcctatcagtagttaatgccttcagtagtttgaatcttttatttagctggcagtagcggtgctcgctgtattgcagtagttcgagtaaccaagatttttggtgaggtaagtgatttgtgaaacgtataggttaatgttagtcagggccattcttttgtagggatttttgaaagtcagattgcgttacgctaaaaatattgtgtgtcagtttaagcacagtcatgtataatatttctaaagGGGCGTTTCAATTCTTATGTTTCTCAGAGTGTAGCAcgagtatattttctgtatttagtaAGTTTTTCCGATGATTGCTTTGTGCAACCAGAACACAGGTAACTATAAGAAATTATAGAAAATAATAGTATACCTCAGTGTCTAATAAGTATAATTCAAAATATGTATCTtcacaacaaaatcaaaataaaaaagaaagtccGTTTGCAAAATCCATCTCTCGAGGAACGATATAAGATTGTCCTTGTCACACACATTAATTAAACTGTATACAGGGTATTTCATTGATAGCCACTGGGCCAAagatctcacgaaacaagcgtcaaacgaaaaaactgcaaagaatgaaacttgtctagcttgaagggggaaaccaaatggcgctatggtttgcccgctagatggcgctgccaaaggtcaaacggatatcaacaacgttttttaaaataggaacccccatttttattacatattcgtgtagtacgtatagaaatatgaatgttttacttggaccacttttttcgctttgtgatagatggcgctgcaataatcacaaacttataagtacgtggtatcacttaacattccgccagtgcgaacggtattcgcttcgtgatacatttcccgtgttaaattcgaccgtttaccaactgcggaaaaagtcgatatcgtgtttatatatggctattgtgatcaaataaccaacgggcgtgtgctatgtatgctgctcggtatcatggaagacatcatccaagtgtccggaccgttctccagatagttacgttacttaaggaaacaggaagtgttcagccacatgtgaaacgtcaaccacgacgtacAACAAACGATGGTGCCCAAGTAAGTGCcctagctgctgtcgcggcaaattcgcacatcagtagcaaacaaactactcgagaatcgggaatctcaaaaacgtcagtgttaatGCTACATCAGcaacgattgcacccgtaccacatttgtatgcaccaagaattgcatggcgattaCTTGaatactttgaacgtcgtgtacagttctgtcattgggcacaagagaaaatacgggacgatgacagattttttgcacgcgttctatttagcgacgaagcgtcattcaccaagagcggtagcgtaaaccggtataatatgcgctgttgggcaacgggaaatccacgatggctgcgacaagtggagcatcagtgACCTATgtgggttaatttatggtgcggcattacgggaggaaggataattgcccccccccccattttattgatggcaatatgggtgcaatgtatgctgattccctacgtaatgttctaccgatgttactacaagatgtttcactgcatgacagactggcgatgtacttccaatatgatggatgtccggcacatagctcgcatgcggttgaagcggtattgaatagcatatttcatgacaggtggactggtcatcgaagcaccataccatggccagcaggttcaccggatctgacgtccccggatttctttctgtggggaaagttgaaggatatttgctatcgtgatgcaccgacaacgcctgacaacatgcgtcagtgtattgtcaatgcatgtgcgaacattacgaaaggcgaactactcgctgttgaaaggaatgtcgttgtacgtattgccaaatgcgttgaggttgacggacatcattctgagcatttgttgcattaatgtggtatttacaggtaatcacgctgtaacagcatgcgttctcagaaatgataagttcacaaaggtacatgtatcacattggaacaaccgaaataaaatgttcaaacgtacctgcgttctgtattttaatttaaaaacctgttcgtctaaaattgtgagccatatgtttgtgactattacagcgccagctatcacaaagcgaaataagtggcccaactaaagcattcatatttctttacggactacatgaatatgtaattaaaatgggggttccgtttgacctatggcagcgccatctagcgggccaaccatagcgccatctggtgtcccccttcaagctagagaagtttcgttctttgtagttttttcgtttgacgtttatttcttgagatattttgcccggttacgatcaatggactacctatatacactcctggaaatggaaaaaagaacacattgacaccggtgtgtcagacccaccatacttgctccggacactgcgagagggctgtacaagcaatgatcacacgcacggcacagcggacacaccaggaaccgcggtgttggccgtcgaatggcgctagctgcgcagcatttgtgcaccgccgccgtcagtgtcagccagtttgccgtggcatacggagctccatcgcagtctttaacactggtagcatgccgcgacagcgtggacgtgaaccgtatgtgcagttgacggactttgagcgagggcgtatagtgggcatgcgggaggccggttggacgtaccgccgaattgctcaacacatggggcgtgaggtctccacagtacatcgatatcgatgttgtcgccagtggtcggcggaaggtgcacgtgcccgtcgacctgggaccggaccacagcgacgcacggatgcacgccaagaccgtaggatcctacgaagtgccgtaggggaccgcaccgccacttcccagcaaattagggacactgttgctcctggggtatcggcgaggaccagtcgcaaccgtctacatgaagctgggctacggtcccgcacaccgttaggccgtcttccgctcacgccccaacatcgtgcagcccgcctccagtggtgtcgcgacaggcgtgaatggagggacgaatggagacatgtcggcttcagcgatgagagtcgcttcctccttggtgccaatgatggtcgtatgcgtgtttggcgccgtgcaggtgagcgccacaatcaggactgcatacgaccgaggcacacagggccaacacccgacatcatggtgtggggagcgatctcctacactggtcgtacacctctggtgatcgtctaggggacactgaatagtgcacggtacatccaaaccgtcatcgaacccattgttatatcattccgagaccggcaagggaacttgatgttccgacaggacaaagcacgtccgcatgtatcccgtgccacccaacgtgctctagaaggtgtaagtcaactaccctggccagcacgatctccggatctgtcccccattgagcatgtttgggactggatgaagcgttgtctcacgcggtctgcacgtccagcacgaacgctggtccaactgaggcgccaggtggaaatggcatggcaagccgttcgacaagactacatccagcatctctacgatcgtctccatgggagaatagcagcctgcattgctgcgaaaggtggatatacactgtactagtgccgacattgtgcatgctctgttgcctgtgtctatgtgcctgtggttctgtcagtgtgatcatgtgatgtatctgaccccaggaatgtgtccatcaagtttccccttcctgggacaatgaattcagggtgttcttatttcaatttccaggagtgtagataatgttACAAAGTGATGGCAGAATAAAGTAGTGCAACATTATAAGTTTAAAACCactttataaatacactcctgtttCAAGATGACCAAACAATCTTACACGACGTAAGATAAATTACAGAGAGCAATGTGATCCCAGCACAAGgtaacaaaatacacacatcaaaaaaagttttgcaccaccacaGTTCTgacagttccggaacttgtacagaaaattgaaatagagatcaacataaacattgtttcggctcttttttattgctcatgaaaaccacacattgcatgttgtaccaccgtacagtgagacctccagaggtggtggtctagattgctgtacacaccagtgcaaaaatggttcaaatggctctgagcactatgggacttaacatcctaggcaggattcgaacctgcaaccgtagcggtcgcgcggttccagactgtcgcgcctagaacccctcggccacaccggccggccacaccgGTGCCTCTGATACCcaatagcacttcctcttgcattgatgcatgcctgtattggttgctgttcactagttcatcaaggcactgttggtccagattgtcccactcctcaacaacgattcggcgtagatccctcagagtggttggtgggtcacgtcgtccataaacagcccttttcaatccaccccaggcatgttcgatacggttcatgtctggagaacattctggccactctagtcgagccatgtagttatcctgaaggaagtcattcacaagatgttgaaGATGgtggcgctaattgtcgtccatgaagacgaattcctcgccaatatggttTCACTAACGGTCGgtggacggcattcacgtatcgtacagccgttacggcgccttccatgaccaccagcggcgtacgtcggctccacataataccaccccaaaacagaagggaacctccaccttgctgcactcgctggacagtgtgtctaaggcgttcatcctgacagggatgcctccaaacacgtccccgacgattgtctagctgaaggcatacgcgacattcactggcgaagagaacgtgatgccaatccggagtggtccattcggcattctGTTTGA
The Schistocerca gregaria isolate iqSchGreg1 chromosome 1, iqSchGreg1.2, whole genome shotgun sequence genome window above contains:
- the LOC126335124 gene encoding cuticle protein 76-like; amino-acid sequence: MAVKVLLVLSAALVAAAHAQAGALVQPGAITSQQSNILRSFGNLGQTAASSKTIETPYSSVRKADVRVSNDAIALPGGLLAQTRTAPAAAVHAGPPTLLGVAYSAAPAVAHMTYTNGLGISYAY